In one window of Brassica rapa cultivar Chiifu-401-42 chromosome A07, CAAS_Brap_v3.01, whole genome shotgun sequence DNA:
- the LOC103850245 gene encoding serine/threonine-protein kinase WNK8 isoform X1: MAFGSSSGMEEEADFADKDPTGRYIRYHDVLGRGAFKTVYKAFDEVDGIEVAWNLVSIEDVMQMPGQLERLYSEVHLLKALKHENIIKLFNSWVDEKNKTINMITELFTSGSLRLYRKKHRKVDPKAIKNWARQILKGLIYLHSQKPPVIHRDLKCDNIFVNGNTGEIKIGDLGLATVLQQPTARSVIGTPEFMAPELYEEEYTELVDIYSFGMCMLEMVTCEYPYNECRNQAQIYKKVTSGIKPQSLSRVDDPQVRQFIEKCLLPAESRPKALELSMDPFLARDGSKDSAPLLASSSTASKPPQPEHLPMDVDHHHNENKSVSVSSSRKSNNEESYPWCQTIELQRFAEDKEFRLRGERSDDATASMLLRIGDSSGKGRIVHFAFYLNSDTATAIAEEMVEELHLTSQEVVVIADMIDDLIMQLHSERSSSSHPNQTSPHLAARDDHHEAANQLTANSKDEESMKSGISTDYYLPFSSNGSAGQEAESMSSFLDSCSMMSTLYISDNEYPDDLKTELNMIESQYNQSVQDLLKLKEDAVENAKRKWIMKKQKGL; the protein is encoded by the exons atggctTTCGGATCTTCTTCGGGTATGGAAGAAGAAGCTGACTTCGCTGACAAAGATCCCACCGGCCGTTACATTAGG TATCATGATGTGCTAGGGAGAGGCGCTTTCAAGACTGT ATATAAGGCGTTTGATGAAGTAGATGGAATTGAGGTAGCTTGGAACCTAGTCAGCATCGAAGACGTTATGCAGATGCCTGGTCAGCTCGAAAGGCTCTATTCCGAGGTTCACCTCCTCAAAGCTCTTAAACACGAAAACATCATCAAACTCTTCAACTCTTGGGTCGACGAGAAGAACAAGACTATTAACATGATCACTGAGCTTTTCACCTCTGGTAGTCTCAGGCT GTACCGTAAGAAGCATAGGAAGGTTGATCCCAAGGCTATCAAGAACTGGGCAAGGCAGATTCTTAAAGGCTTGATCTATTTGCATTCTCAGAAGCCTCCTGTTATTCACCGGGATCTCAAGTGTGACAACATATTCGTTAATGGAAACACTGGTGAGATCAAAATTGGTGATCTCGGCCTTGCAACTGTCCTCCAGCAACCCACTGCTCGAAGCGTCATTGGTACTCCTGAGTTTATGGCCCCTGAGCTGTATGAGGAGGAATACACTGAGCTTGTCGACATCTACTCTTTTGGCATGTGTATGTTGGAGATGGTTACCTGCGAATATCCTTACAACGAGTGTCGAAACCAGGCTCAGATTTACAAGAAGGTTACCTCG GGTATAAAGCCTCAATCTCTCAGCAGAGTTGATGATCCTCAAGTTAGGCAATTCATAGAGAAATGTCTTCTTCCTGCCGAATCTAGACCAAAGGCTCTCGAGCTCTCCATGGACCCTTTCCTCGCCAGAGATGGAAGCAAGGACTCTGCTCCTCTTCTTGCTTCATCAAGCACTGCTTCTAAACCACCACAGCCTGAACATCTTCCCATGGATGTGGATCATCATCATAACGAGAATAAAAGTGTCTCAGTCTCCTCCTCTCGGAAAAGCAACAACGAGGAATCGTACCCCTGGTGCCAAACCATTGAACTTCAGAGGTTTGCAGAGGATAAAGAGTTCAGGTTGAGAGGAGAGAGGAGCGATGATGCCACGGCGTCAATGCTTCTGCGTATCGGTGATTCATCTG GCAAAGGAAGAATCGTACACTTTGCATTCTATCTGAATTCAGACACAGCAACAGCAATAGCTGAGGAAATGGTTGAGGAGCTGCACCTAACAAGCCAAGAGGTTGTAGTGATAGCTGATATGATCGATGACTTGATAATGCAACTTCACTCTGAGCGGTCCTCCTCTTCGCATCCAAATCAAACCTCTCCACATCTAGCCGCCCGTGACGATCATCATGAAGCAGCAAATCAGCTAACTGCGAACTCGAAAGATGAAGAATCAATGAAGTCTGGCATATCAACTGACTATTACTTGCCCTTCTCCTCAAACGGAAGTGCTGGCCAGGAGGCAGAGTCCATGAGCTCGTTTCTTGATTCTTGCTCAATGATGTCAACCCTTTACATTTCAGACAACGAGTATCCAGACGATCTCAAGACAGAACTGAACATGATCGAGTCACAGTATAACCAGTCCGTCCAAGATCTGCTAAAACTCAAGGAAGATGCTGTTGAGAACGCAAAGAGAAAATGGATTATGAAAAAGCAAAAAGGTTTGTGA
- the LOC103850245 gene encoding serine/threonine-protein kinase WNK8 isoform X2 → MMINSMEEVDRIKDTKKRSGKMGIIPFAARLRFRSRFRSSIDSYCFAHEAFSDQEADFADKDPTGRYIRYHDVLGRGAFKTVYKAFDEVDGIEVAWNLVSIEDVMQMPGQLERLYSEVHLLKALKHENIIKLFNSWVDEKNKTINMITELFTSGSLRLYRKKHRKVDPKAIKNWARQILKGLIYLHSQKPPVIHRDLKCDNIFVNGNTGEIKIGDLGLATVLQQPTARSVIGTPEFMAPELYEEEYTELVDIYSFGMCMLEMVTCEYPYNECRNQAQIYKKVTSGIKPQSLSRVDDPQVRQFIEKCLLPAESRPKALELSMDPFLARDGSKDSAPLLASSSTASKPPQPEHLPMDVDHHHNENKSVSVSSSRKSNNEESYPWCQTIELQRFAEDKEFRLRGERSDDATASMLLRIGDSSGKGRIVHFAFYLNSDTATAIAEEMVEELHLTSQEVVVIADMIDDLIMQLHSERSSSSHPNQTSPHLAARDDHHEAANQLTANSKDEESMKSGISTDYYLPFSSNGSAGQEAESMSSFLDSCSMMSTLYISDNEYPDDLKTELNMIESQYNQSVQDLLKLKEDAVENAKRKWIMKKQKGL, encoded by the exons ATGATGATCAATTCAATGGAGGAAGTTGATCGAATAAAAGACACGAAGAAGAGATCGGGGAAGATGGGGATTATTCCGTTCGCCGCCAGACTCCGCTTCCGGTCACGGTTTCGATCCTCAATTGACTCCTACTGCTTCGCTCATGAGGCCTTCTCCGATC AAGAAGCTGACTTCGCTGACAAAGATCCCACCGGCCGTTACATTAGG TATCATGATGTGCTAGGGAGAGGCGCTTTCAAGACTGT ATATAAGGCGTTTGATGAAGTAGATGGAATTGAGGTAGCTTGGAACCTAGTCAGCATCGAAGACGTTATGCAGATGCCTGGTCAGCTCGAAAGGCTCTATTCCGAGGTTCACCTCCTCAAAGCTCTTAAACACGAAAACATCATCAAACTCTTCAACTCTTGGGTCGACGAGAAGAACAAGACTATTAACATGATCACTGAGCTTTTCACCTCTGGTAGTCTCAGGCT GTACCGTAAGAAGCATAGGAAGGTTGATCCCAAGGCTATCAAGAACTGGGCAAGGCAGATTCTTAAAGGCTTGATCTATTTGCATTCTCAGAAGCCTCCTGTTATTCACCGGGATCTCAAGTGTGACAACATATTCGTTAATGGAAACACTGGTGAGATCAAAATTGGTGATCTCGGCCTTGCAACTGTCCTCCAGCAACCCACTGCTCGAAGCGTCATTGGTACTCCTGAGTTTATGGCCCCTGAGCTGTATGAGGAGGAATACACTGAGCTTGTCGACATCTACTCTTTTGGCATGTGTATGTTGGAGATGGTTACCTGCGAATATCCTTACAACGAGTGTCGAAACCAGGCTCAGATTTACAAGAAGGTTACCTCG GGTATAAAGCCTCAATCTCTCAGCAGAGTTGATGATCCTCAAGTTAGGCAATTCATAGAGAAATGTCTTCTTCCTGCCGAATCTAGACCAAAGGCTCTCGAGCTCTCCATGGACCCTTTCCTCGCCAGAGATGGAAGCAAGGACTCTGCTCCTCTTCTTGCTTCATCAAGCACTGCTTCTAAACCACCACAGCCTGAACATCTTCCCATGGATGTGGATCATCATCATAACGAGAATAAAAGTGTCTCAGTCTCCTCCTCTCGGAAAAGCAACAACGAGGAATCGTACCCCTGGTGCCAAACCATTGAACTTCAGAGGTTTGCAGAGGATAAAGAGTTCAGGTTGAGAGGAGAGAGGAGCGATGATGCCACGGCGTCAATGCTTCTGCGTATCGGTGATTCATCTG GCAAAGGAAGAATCGTACACTTTGCATTCTATCTGAATTCAGACACAGCAACAGCAATAGCTGAGGAAATGGTTGAGGAGCTGCACCTAACAAGCCAAGAGGTTGTAGTGATAGCTGATATGATCGATGACTTGATAATGCAACTTCACTCTGAGCGGTCCTCCTCTTCGCATCCAAATCAAACCTCTCCACATCTAGCCGCCCGTGACGATCATCATGAAGCAGCAAATCAGCTAACTGCGAACTCGAAAGATGAAGAATCAATGAAGTCTGGCATATCAACTGACTATTACTTGCCCTTCTCCTCAAACGGAAGTGCTGGCCAGGAGGCAGAGTCCATGAGCTCGTTTCTTGATTCTTGCTCAATGATGTCAACCCTTTACATTTCAGACAACGAGTATCCAGACGATCTCAAGACAGAACTGAACATGATCGAGTCACAGTATAACCAGTCCGTCCAAGATCTGCTAAAACTCAAGGAAGATGCTGTTGAGAACGCAAAGAGAAAATGGATTATGAAAAAGCAAAAAGGTTTGTGA
- the LOC103850246 gene encoding ORM1-like protein 3 — MYVRALPTTDVNRNTEWFTYPGVWTTYILILFFSWLLVLSVFHCSPGMAWTIVHLAHFTVTYHSFHWKKGTPFGDDQGIYNRLTWWEQIDNGKQLTRNRKFLTVVPIVLYLIASHTTDYQHPMLFLNTLAVFVMVVAKFPHMHKVRIFGINGDQ; from the exons ATGTACGTGAGGGCGCTTCCGACAACAGATGTGAACCGGAACACGGAGTGGTTCACGTATCCTGGCGTATGGACCACTTACATACTAATCCTCTTCTTCTCGTGGCTCCTCGTTCTCTCCGTCTTCCACTGCTCCCCTGGCATGGCCTGGACCATCGTCCACCTCGCCCATTTCACC gtgacgTATCATTCGTTCCACTGGAAGAAGGGAACACCGTTTGGGGATGATCAAGGGATCTACAACAGGTTGACTTGGTGGGAACAGATTGACAACGGCAAGCAGCTCACTCGCAACCGCAAGTTCCTCACCGTTGTTCCCATCGTCTT GTACTTGATTGCTTCTCACACAACAGACTATCAACATCCGATGCTCTTCCTCAACACATTGGCCGTCTTTGTAATGGTCGTTGCGAAATTCCCGCACATGCACAAGGTCCGGATTTTTGGAATCAATGGAGACCAATGA